Part of the Parafrankia discariae genome is shown below.
GGCGTTCGGCCAACCCCCGAGTCAGGAGCTGAAGCAGTGAAACCGCCCGCCGGGACGAGTGCCGGGCCGGCCATCCCCACCGGCGCCGTCCGGCCGGACACACCAGAGGTGGAGTTCGCCACCACCGACCCCGACCGTGCCGAGCGTTATCTGACAGATCTCTACGGCACCGACATCAAAATCAGCAGGTATGACGCCGACTACCATTTCCGGCACAGTTGGCTCGGCCAGGGGCCCTTGCACATCGCCACCATGCACCACCTCGCGACCAGCGAGTACCGGCTGCAGCCCCTCGCCGATCTCGGTATCAGCCGGATACACCGCGGAGTCCGCACCGTCTTCGATCCGGACGACCGCTACGTCACCGGCGACCTGATCCTGCTCGCCCAACCGGGTGAGCCCCACCACTCACGTAGCACGAACGTGACGGCCGCGGCGGCGCTCGTCCCCATGCGGGCCGCCGCCGACGCCGCCCGCAACGGCCCCGACGACCCGCTGCCTCCCCTGCGGTTCGCCTCCCTGGGACCCGCCCGCCCGGCCGACGCCCGCACCTGGCTGCAGGCCTTCGACTACGTCGCCGACAGTTTGCGCGCCAATCCGCAGACCATGGCCCAGCCGCTGCTGGCCGGCGCGGCCAGCCGGCTGCTGGCCGCCGCCCTGCTGACCGCGTTCCCCAACAGCTGGACCCGGGCCCCCGGCCCGCAGCGCCACGACCGTACCGACGCCACCCCCACCACCCTGTCCCGCGCCGTCGTGTTCATCGACGCCAACGCCGACCTGGACATCAGCGCCGTCGACATCGCCCGCGCCGCCCACGTCACCGTCCGCGCGCTCCAACTCGCCTTCCGCCGCCACCTCGACACCACACCCATGGCCCACCTGCGCGCCGTCCGCCTCGACCACGCCCACAAAC
Proteins encoded:
- a CDS encoding helix-turn-helix domain-containing protein; this encodes MKPPAGTSAGPAIPTGAVRPDTPEVEFATTDPDRAERYLTDLYGTDIKISRYDADYHFRHSWLGQGPLHIATMHHLATSEYRLQPLADLGISRIHRGVRTVFDPDDRYVTGDLILLAQPGEPHHSRSTNVTAAAALVPMRAAADAARNGPDDPLPPLRFASLGPARPADARTWLQAFDYVADSLRANPQTMAQPLLAGAASRLLAAALLTAFPNSWTRAPGPQRHDRTDATPTTLSRAVVFIDANADLDISAVDIARAAHVTVRALQLAFRRHLDTTPMAHLRAVRLDHAHKQLRAASPGDGTTITDVAARWGYANPSRFTARYRQVYGHTPSHTLRS